A part of Streptomyces sp. NBC_01497 genomic DNA contains:
- a CDS encoding inositol monophosphatase family protein: MSNSRAAADDAEVAMVAACAGADVVRTLYGRRLTRIDKGAGDFATTADVEAERRILRVIRAARPHDAVLGEEGGQQGQLGAVRQWLVDPLCGTLNYAVGSMLVAVNVALRNGAAAVADPFSGDVFFTDGETAWGRPDRADPQLTPTPVTRLVDVNLDPPFPNAPGFRAVDLLAHPGFAEHFRPRVVSTTLALAWVAAGKRAAYVTDGGDLLGSVHFAAGIALCRAAGCVVTGIDGSPIGASSRGLVAAADAETHGLLMSVIRSRS; encoded by the coding sequence GTGAGCAACTCGCGTGCAGCCGCCGACGACGCCGAGGTAGCCATGGTCGCGGCATGCGCCGGCGCGGACGTGGTGCGCACGCTGTACGGCCGGCGGCTCACCCGTATCGACAAGGGCGCCGGAGACTTCGCCACGACCGCCGATGTGGAGGCCGAACGGCGGATTCTCCGCGTCATCCGCGCCGCGCGGCCCCATGACGCGGTGCTCGGAGAAGAAGGCGGGCAGCAGGGCCAGCTCGGTGCCGTACGGCAGTGGCTGGTGGATCCCCTGTGCGGCACGCTCAACTACGCTGTCGGCAGCATGCTGGTGGCCGTCAACGTGGCGTTGCGCAACGGGGCAGCCGCCGTGGCCGACCCGTTCAGCGGTGATGTCTTCTTCACGGACGGCGAGACCGCTTGGGGTCGGCCGGACAGGGCGGACCCGCAACTGACGCCCACGCCCGTCACGCGCTTGGTGGATGTGAACCTGGATCCGCCGTTTCCGAACGCCCCCGGCTTCCGGGCCGTGGACCTGCTGGCTCACCCGGGTTTCGCCGAGCACTTCCGGCCGCGCGTCGTGTCCACGACCTTGGCCCTGGCGTGGGTCGCGGCGGGAAAACGGGCCGCGTACGTGACCGATGGCGGCGACCTGTTGGGCAGTGTGCACTTCGCCGCCGGCATAGCTCTCTGCCGGGCTGCCGGGTGCGTGGTCACGGGGATCGACGGTTCGCCGATCGGAGCATCGAGCCGCGGGCTCGTCGCAGCGGCCGACGCCGAGACCCACGGGCTCCTGATGTCCGTCATCCGCAGCCGAAGTTGA
- a CDS encoding FAD-binding oxidoreductase, with translation MVSPASDEGPPPGLFADDVAALAAGVTGEVFQPGDAGYGVECATFNLALTHRPAVAVGAAEPADVQAAVRFATADGLAVAVLATGHQAIVPADGAVLINTRRMSAVTADPSSRRALVQAGARVQQVIDGAAEFDLSPMVGSSPSVGVVGFTLGGGLSPTFGRAFGWGADYVHAIEVVTADGRLRRVSAREEPDLFWALRGSRSNMGVVTAVEMELHDVTRLYGGGLFFSGRDAASVLDAYRGFTASVPDQLTSSIALLRMPDVASVPELLRDAFMVHIRIAYVGTAAEGDRLAMPLRRAVPPVLDTLGDMPLTDFASIHNDPVDPLFFREWTAMLREFTPEAVDTLIDIAGPGTDPPVEFDEVRHLGGAFGRQVGPPSAVGNRDAAFAVWIMSTGPSSVGDATRVRGGCVGRTSAVEHRTGLPQLHLVRYDARERHVHARDLCAAAGGQGVLRPGERVSSQPERSAAPREMTNSPRKSAACARVDSRGQAVTRSSPTRADRRTRRLAGTVAGTGAPRRGRPNLCTRASCVRSRRRLK, from the coding sequence TTGGTTTCCCCCGCTTCCGACGAAGGCCCGCCCCCGGGCCTCTTTGCTGATGACGTCGCGGCATTGGCGGCCGGCGTGACGGGAGAGGTCTTCCAGCCGGGCGATGCCGGCTACGGTGTGGAGTGTGCGACCTTCAACCTGGCCCTCACACACAGGCCGGCCGTCGCGGTGGGCGCGGCCGAGCCGGCCGATGTCCAGGCCGCGGTGCGGTTCGCGACCGCCGATGGCCTGGCCGTTGCCGTACTCGCCACGGGGCATCAGGCCATCGTGCCGGCCGACGGGGCCGTACTGATCAACACACGGAGGATGTCGGCGGTCACCGCCGATCCCAGCAGCCGCAGGGCGCTCGTCCAGGCAGGGGCCCGTGTTCAGCAAGTGATCGACGGGGCCGCCGAGTTCGACCTGTCACCGATGGTGGGTTCCTCGCCGTCCGTCGGCGTCGTGGGATTCACCCTCGGCGGGGGCCTCAGCCCCACCTTCGGCAGAGCCTTCGGATGGGGCGCCGACTATGTGCACGCGATCGAAGTGGTCACAGCCGACGGGCGGCTCAGGCGTGTCAGCGCGCGGGAGGAGCCGGACCTGTTCTGGGCCCTGCGCGGTAGCCGCAGCAACATGGGTGTCGTGACCGCCGTGGAGATGGAACTTCACGACGTGACACGACTGTACGGAGGCGGGCTGTTCTTCTCCGGGAGGGACGCAGCCTCCGTGCTGGACGCCTACCGCGGTTTCACCGCCTCCGTGCCCGACCAGCTGACATCCTCCATCGCCCTCCTGCGGATGCCGGACGTTGCGTCCGTCCCGGAGCTGCTGCGCGACGCGTTTATGGTCCACATACGGATCGCCTACGTCGGGACGGCCGCGGAGGGCGATCGTCTCGCCATGCCTTTGCGGAGGGCCGTTCCACCGGTACTCGACACGCTCGGTGACATGCCCTTGACGGACTTCGCATCCATCCACAACGACCCGGTCGACCCGCTGTTCTTCCGCGAATGGACGGCGATGCTCAGGGAGTTCACGCCGGAGGCGGTGGACACCCTGATCGACATCGCGGGGCCGGGGACGGATCCTCCGGTGGAGTTCGACGAGGTGCGTCATCTCGGTGGTGCGTTCGGGAGGCAGGTGGGGCCGCCGAGCGCGGTGGGGAACCGCGACGCCGCATTCGCCGTCTGGATCATGTCCACGGGGCCGTCCTCGGTGGGTGACGCAACACGAGTTCGCGGAGGCTGTGTTGGCAGGACTTCAGCCGTGGAGCACCGGACAGGTCTACCTCAACTTCACCTCGTCCGATACGACGCCCGTGAGCGACATGTACACGCCCGAGACCTATGCGCGGCTGCAGGCGGTCAAGGCGTGTTACGACCCGGGGAACGTGTTTCGTCTCAACCAGAACGTTCCGCCGCACCGCGAGAAATGACGAACTCACCGAGGAAATCTGCCGCTTGTGCCCGGGTGGACTCGCGCGGGCAGGCCGTCACCAGATCGTCTCCGACCCGGGCCGATCGCCGTACGCGGCGCCTCGCCGGCACCGTCGCCGGGACGGGGGCTCCCCGGCGGGGGCGTCCGAACCTCTGCACCCGCGCATCGTGTGTGCGCTCTCGTCGACGCCTTAAGTGA
- a CDS encoding alpha/beta fold hydrolase: MVTNTGPLSPGVHEIPIDGVAQRYHVAGSGPVCLVHPGGPGFAWNYLRMPAVEDRLTAVYIEPIGTGGSGRLATHPNGYTRDAYGRALDGLIGHLGIPKVYLLGHSHGGFVAQYYARKHGDRLAGIVLYESAPAVGPEFFSEAARTMEAFARENAGNPELPDILDAWKSVPAIADDAAFTTVARRLFPAYVADYWGREGEFAPIRESLVGSHISGLDEHLAPVTFDDRAALSSITTATSVIVGRHDFICGPRWAREIHERVPHSRLTVLENSGHFGHIEEPRVFADAVAECVTRTPG, encoded by the coding sequence GTGGTCACGAACACCGGTCCTCTGTCGCCCGGCGTACACGAGATCCCCATCGACGGCGTGGCTCAGCGCTACCACGTCGCCGGCTCCGGACCGGTGTGCCTGGTCCATCCGGGAGGACCGGGTTTCGCCTGGAACTACCTGAGAATGCCCGCCGTGGAAGACCGTCTGACCGCGGTGTACATCGAGCCCATCGGCACCGGTGGGTCCGGTCGTCTGGCCACCCACCCGAACGGGTACACGAGGGACGCGTACGGCAGGGCGCTCGACGGACTGATCGGCCACCTCGGCATACCGAAGGTGTATCTGCTCGGACACTCACACGGCGGTTTCGTCGCCCAGTACTACGCTCGCAAGCACGGCGACCGGTTGGCCGGGATCGTCCTGTACGAGAGCGCACCCGCGGTCGGACCGGAGTTCTTCTCCGAAGCCGCCCGCACTATGGAGGCCTTCGCTCGCGAGAACGCCGGCAACCCGGAGTTGCCGGACATCCTCGATGCCTGGAAGTCCGTCCCCGCGATCGCCGACGACGCGGCCTTCACGACGGTCGCTCGCCGGCTGTTCCCCGCCTATGTCGCCGACTACTGGGGACGCGAGGGGGAGTTCGCACCCATCCGGGAGTCGCTCGTCGGTTCCCACATCTCGGGTCTCGACGAGCACCTGGCTCCCGTGACCTTCGACGACCGGGCCGCACTGAGTTCCATCACCACGGCGACCTCGGTGATCGTGGGCCGCCACGACTTCATCTGCGGCCCCCGCTGGGCTCGCGAGATTCACGAACGTGTCCCACACTCCCGCCTCACCGTCCTGGAAAACAGCGGCCACTTCGGTCACATCGAGGAACCCCGGGTGTTCGCGGACGCTGTCGCCGAATGCGTCACCCGCACTCCGGGGTGA
- a CDS encoding PadR family transcriptional regulator translates to MALRHAVLAALLDGEYSGYQLAKAFDVGVANFWHALPQQLYAELARLEKEGLVAGREVVQESRPNKRLFHVTDAGHTELEEFAAAASKPSFIRDDLLVKVQAADGVGTVRVIEQLEERASAAEGKIELFGTLLRQLRGDAEEDEFLRRGRRIGPYLTCLRGLAFEREHRDWCLRTAAVLKERQSLHTGP, encoded by the coding sequence ATGGCCTTGCGACATGCCGTGCTGGCCGCACTTCTCGACGGCGAGTACAGCGGATACCAGTTGGCGAAGGCGTTCGACGTCGGCGTCGCGAACTTCTGGCACGCCCTGCCCCAACAGCTGTACGCGGAGCTGGCCAGGCTGGAGAAGGAGGGGCTGGTCGCGGGCCGGGAAGTGGTCCAGGAGAGTCGACCCAACAAGCGTCTGTTCCACGTCACGGACGCCGGTCACACCGAACTGGAGGAGTTCGCCGCTGCCGCGTCGAAGCCCTCGTTCATCCGCGATGACCTGCTCGTCAAGGTCCAGGCCGCAGACGGCGTCGGCACCGTACGTGTGATCGAGCAACTGGAGGAGCGGGCGTCCGCAGCCGAGGGCAAGATCGAACTGTTCGGCACACTGCTGCGGCAACTGCGCGGCGACGCGGAGGAGGACGAGTTCCTGCGCCGGGGCCGGCGGATCGGCCCGTACCTCACCTGCCTGCGCGGCCTGGCCTTCGAGCGGGAACACCGGGACTGGTGTCTGCGGACCGCGGCCGTCCTCAAGGAAAGGCAGTCGCTGCACACCGGACCGTGA
- a CDS encoding nuclear transport factor 2 family protein, which produces MEAAERFRAAVEKGELDALEDLFSEDIRFYSPVKFIPFHGKPMVLGLFGVLLRIFEDFRYIGHFEGAAETSTDGEEAPSVILPFRTAVEGKQIHGIDLLQFDATGRIKEFTVMVRPQSAVHALGQAVLAGLIADGLVPGPADR; this is translated from the coding sequence ATGGAGGCTGCCGAGCGTTTCCGTGCCGCGGTGGAGAAGGGTGAACTCGACGCGCTGGAGGACCTGTTCAGCGAGGACATCCGCTTCTACAGTCCGGTGAAGTTCATCCCCTTCCACGGCAAGCCCATGGTGCTGGGGCTCTTCGGCGTCCTGCTGCGCATCTTCGAGGACTTTCGCTACATCGGACACTTCGAGGGCGCTGCGGAGACCAGCACCGACGGCGAGGAAGCTCCGTCGGTGATCCTGCCTTTCCGGACCGCCGTGGAGGGCAAGCAGATCCACGGCATCGACCTGCTCCAGTTCGACGCGACGGGCCGGATCAAGGAGTTCACCGTGATGGTCCGCCCCCAGTCCGCTGTGCATGCCCTGGGACAGGCGGTACTTGCGGGCCTGATCGCCGATGGCCTCGTCCCCGGACCCGCCGACCGATAG
- a CDS encoding InlB B-repeat-containing protein — protein sequence MRRRFPLTASCAATALTVTLSLALTAPAASAGGKHEPWVMRSATMSTDAKAFRSLCGKQKEGKPQRLTFPLFKHGKPFTAVQDFQRRNADGSVYWGGHDPKNSENTISVTVIGACTNGPVTLSGAIQVGFHQYMYEPLAKKHAGQYVLQEIDSLKLPPSGRGVDTVDVPAKKPHKPHKPQKPGQRAATPDNPAAIDIVAAYTPATVNELGSVSAVLSRIGYGVNQLNRALANSNVPASVHVVNTYQTAATGVPRENVNTLLGMINNPTNTVLGVTANAQRQRYGADLVALLASVPVEDSSGASDLPSSGPSATTDRNAFSVTSIYSVTGWENLAHEIGHNFGMQHDRLTVSRQGGTPPAGSFNYGWVTPNGQHRTLMAYSTACPQPCNVVNAYSNTERVWGDQPLGNAMNNNAAVARQNADILAAYRPSTVTNRSSLTLFTTPAAGGTVRVSEYGPYDPGTRVTVTAFPNPGYRFDAWAVDGVELDVTAPSYELTMNGNRTINALFAPIEP from the coding sequence ATGCGTCGTCGTTTCCCGCTCACCGCCTCCTGCGCGGCGACCGCCCTCACCGTCACCCTGTCACTGGCCCTGACCGCCCCTGCCGCGTCCGCCGGGGGAAAGCACGAGCCCTGGGTCATGCGCTCCGCCACGATGAGCACGGACGCCAAGGCGTTCCGTTCGCTGTGCGGCAAGCAGAAGGAGGGCAAACCCCAGCGTCTCACTTTCCCTCTGTTCAAGCACGGTAAGCCGTTCACCGCGGTGCAGGACTTCCAGCGCCGGAATGCGGACGGCTCGGTGTACTGGGGTGGCCACGACCCGAAGAACTCCGAGAACACGATCTCCGTCACCGTGATCGGAGCGTGCACCAACGGGCCGGTCACCCTCTCCGGCGCGATCCAGGTCGGCTTCCACCAATACATGTACGAGCCGCTGGCGAAGAAGCACGCGGGACAGTACGTACTGCAGGAGATCGACTCCCTGAAACTGCCGCCCAGTGGACGCGGTGTCGACACGGTCGACGTCCCCGCGAAGAAGCCGCACAAGCCACACAAGCCCCAGAAGCCGGGGCAGCGGGCCGCCACGCCCGACAACCCGGCGGCCATCGACATCGTCGCCGCCTACACTCCGGCCACTGTCAACGAGCTCGGCAGCGTCTCGGCGGTCCTGAGCCGCATCGGCTATGGCGTGAACCAGCTCAACAGAGCACTCGCGAACAGCAACGTGCCGGCCAGTGTGCACGTCGTCAACACCTATCAGACCGCGGCCACGGGGGTCCCCCGTGAGAACGTGAACACACTGCTGGGCATGATCAACAACCCCACGAACACGGTCCTCGGCGTCACGGCCAATGCCCAGCGGCAGCGCTACGGCGCCGACCTGGTGGCCCTCCTCGCCTCCGTCCCCGTGGAGGACAGTTCCGGGGCGTCCGACCTGCCCAGTTCCGGCCCGTCCGCGACGACCGACCGTAACGCGTTCTCGGTCACCAGCATCTACTCCGTGACGGGGTGGGAGAACCTCGCACACGAGATCGGCCACAACTTCGGCATGCAGCACGACCGCCTGACGGTCTCGCGACAGGGCGGGACACCCCCCGCGGGCTCCTTCAACTACGGCTGGGTCACACCCAACGGGCAGCACCGTACGCTCATGGCCTACTCCACCGCCTGCCCCCAGCCCTGCAACGTCGTCAACGCGTACTCCAACACCGAGCGGGTCTGGGGCGACCAGCCCCTTGGCAACGCAATGAACAACAACGCCGCCGTCGCACGGCAGAACGCCGACATCCTGGCCGCCTACCGGCCCTCCACGGTGACCAACCGCAGCTCCCTCACCCTGTTCACCACCCCTGCGGCCGGTGGCACGGTCAGGGTCAGCGAATACGGTCCGTACGACCCCGGCACGCGGGTCACCGTCACCGCCTTCCCCAACCCCGGCTACCGGTTCGACGCCTGGGCGGTCGACGGCGTGGAACTGGACGTCACCGCTCCGAGCTACGAGCTCACCATGAACGGCAATCGGACCATCAACGCGCTGTTCGCCCCGATCGAGCCGTAG
- a CDS encoding peptidase inhibitor family I36 protein: MRKRWASFALVAGAMLATTLGTSAETRAQPLILCPSNAICVWTGQYHTGTRYVWTGGYHDLPSNFTDHVGSFRANRSGAFIDWASGKDCHPVSKGDYADFYRNGFGGKMDAVGDNC, translated from the coding sequence ATGAGAAAACGATGGGCGAGTTTCGCGCTGGTGGCCGGAGCCATGCTGGCGACGACGCTCGGTACCTCGGCTGAGACCCGGGCGCAGCCGCTGATCCTCTGCCCCAGCAACGCGATCTGTGTGTGGACGGGGCAATACCACACAGGCACCCGCTATGTGTGGACGGGCGGCTACCACGACCTGCCCAGCAACTTCACCGACCACGTGGGTTCCTTCCGGGCCAACAGAAGCGGCGCCTTCATCGACTGGGCCAGCGGCAAGGACTGCCATCCGGTGAGCAAGGGGGACTACGCGGATTTCTACCGGAACGGATTCGGCGGAAAGATGGACGCGGTGGGCGACAACTGCTGA